The proteins below are encoded in one region of Pomacea canaliculata isolate SZHN2017 linkage group LG7, ASM307304v1, whole genome shotgun sequence:
- the LOC112568528 gene encoding uncharacterized protein LOC112568528, whose amino-acid sequence MAVITILALLVILKHCSGHAIEGCTPGEHKDVPRYEMNYRFKCVDVPANYYVAWLITRQDPSNGNQLTNTDVCSMTDDKCHSYSEGSGAIRVNNITSILFFYPSVINDIIGITCRVFDKELTRTLSYINDYTCDITLLGKYIDHSFF is encoded by the exons ATGGCAGTAATCACCATCCTTGCTTTGCTTGTAATACTCAAGCACTGCTCAG GTCATGCGATCGAAGGATGCACTCCTGGTGAACATAAAGATGTGCCGCGGTATGAAATGAATTACAGATTCAAATGTGTGGACGTCCCAGCTAACTACTATGTGGCCTGGTTGATCACAAGACAGGACCCTAGCAATGGCAATCAGCTAACCAATACTGATGTGTGTTCTATGACCGATGACAAGTGCCATTCATATTCTGAGGGTTCAGGAGCAATTAGGGTTAATAACATCACCAGTATACTTTTCTTCTACCCCAGCGTTATCAACGACATCATCGGCATCACGTGTAGAGTCTTTGACAAGGAGTTAACGCGCACCCTGTCCTACATCAACGACTACACCTGTGATATCACCTTGTTAGGTAAGTACATAGATCATTCCTTTTTCTAA